One stretch of Tenacibaculum sp. MAR_2010_89 DNA includes these proteins:
- a CDS encoding peptide chain release factor 3 produces MSFLEEIQRRRTFGIISHPDAGKTTLTEKLLLFGGAIQEAGAVKNNKIKKGATSDFMEIERQRGISVATSVLAFIYKDKKINILDTPGHKDFAEDTFRTLTAVDSVIVVIDVAKGVEPQTEKLVEVCRMRNIPMLVFINKLDREGKDAFDLLDEVEQKLGLHVTPMSFPIGMGYDFKGIYNIWEKKLNIFSGENKTTISEGVQFDDVTNPELDKIIGEDAAETLREEIEMVYGIYPEFNQQEYLEGKLQPVFFGSALNNFGVKELLDAFIDIAPQPQPKKAEERLVDSKEEKLTGFVFKIHANMDPKHRDRLAFIKIVSGTFKRNTPYLHVRNKKKVKFSSPNAFFAEKKEIVDESFPGDIVGLHDTGNFKIGDTLTEGEQLNFKGIPSFSPEHFRYVNNADPMKAKQLYKGLDQLMDEGVAQLFTMDMNGRKIVGTVGALQYEVIQYRLEHEYGAKCSYENISVHKACWVQPEDPKNEEFKEFKRVKQRYLAKDKQGQLVFLADSAFTIQMTQSKYPSVKLHFTSEFQ; encoded by the coding sequence ATGAGTTTTTTAGAAGAAATACAGAGAAGACGTACGTTCGGAATTATATCACATCCAGATGCTGGAAAAACAACCTTAACTGAAAAATTATTATTATTTGGTGGGGCAATTCAAGAAGCTGGTGCTGTAAAAAATAATAAGATAAAAAAAGGAGCCACTTCTGATTTTATGGAGATTGAACGTCAAAGAGGAATTTCTGTTGCTACTTCTGTATTGGCTTTTATTTATAAAGATAAGAAAATTAATATTCTAGATACACCTGGACATAAAGATTTTGCTGAAGATACTTTTAGAACTTTAACTGCTGTTGATAGCGTTATTGTTGTGATTGATGTTGCTAAAGGAGTTGAACCTCAAACGGAAAAACTTGTTGAAGTTTGTAGGATGCGAAACATACCTATGCTTGTATTTATCAATAAATTAGACCGTGAAGGAAAAGACGCTTTTGATTTGTTAGATGAAGTTGAACAAAAGTTAGGTCTTCATGTAACTCCTATGAGTTTCCCTATCGGTATGGGGTATGATTTTAAAGGAATCTATAATATTTGGGAAAAGAAACTTAATATCTTTTCTGGAGAAAACAAAACAACTATTTCTGAAGGTGTTCAATTTGATGATGTTACAAATCCAGAATTAGATAAAATTATAGGAGAAGATGCTGCTGAAACACTAAGAGAGGAAATTGAAATGGTATATGGAATATACCCTGAATTTAATCAACAAGAATACTTAGAAGGAAAATTACAACCTGTGTTTTTTGGTTCTGCTTTAAATAATTTTGGAGTTAAAGAATTATTAGACGCTTTTATTGATATTGCACCACAGCCACAACCTAAAAAAGCTGAGGAACGTTTAGTAGATTCTAAAGAAGAGAAACTAACCGGTTTTGTATTTAAAATACATGCAAATATGGACCCTAAACATCGTGATCGTTTAGCTTTTATAAAAATTGTATCAGGTACTTTTAAAAGAAACACTCCTTATTTACATGTACGAAATAAAAAGAAAGTAAAATTCTCTAGCCCTAATGCCTTTTTTGCAGAAAAAAAAGAAATTGTAGATGAATCTTTCCCTGGTGATATTGTTGGTTTACATGATACTGGAAACTTTAAAATTGGAGATACTTTAACAGAAGGTGAACAACTTAATTTCAAAGGAATACCAAGTTTTTCTCCTGAACATTTCCGTTATGTAAACAATGCTGATCCAATGAAGGCCAAGCAACTATACAAAGGTTTAGATCAGTTAATGGATGAAGGTGTTGCTCAATTATTTACAATGGATATGAACGGACGTAAAATTGTTGGTACTGTTGGAGCTTTACAATATGAAGTAATACAATATCGTTTGGAGCATGAATATGGTGCTAAATGTTCTTATGAAAATATTTCAGTACACAAAGCTTGTTGGGTACAACCTGAAGACCCTAAAAATGAAGAATTCAAAGAATTCAAACGTGTTAAACAACGTTATTTAGCAAAAGACAAACAAGGTCAGTTGGTATTTTTAGCTGATTCTGCTTTTACTATTCAAATGACTCAAAGTAAATATCCTAGTGTAAAATTACATTTCACAAGTGAATTTCAGTAA
- the yaaA gene encoding peroxide stress protein YaaA, whose product MKIIISPAKSLDFETKATTSLYSEPRFLDKSEKLNKKLRTLSKKKISELMKISDDLAMLNYERNQEWELPFTLENAKQAIYAFTGEVFRGVDVVTLPEIKVPILQDKLRILSGLYGLLKPLDLIQPYRLEMGTRLKVGRADNLYKFWDDQLANSLNEELDNNELLINLASSEYFKAVPKKVLKVPMITPVFKDFKNGQYKTIMTYAKKARGLMVRYIIENDVETLEELKGFNVDGYGFSEEISTKTDLVFTR is encoded by the coding sequence ATGAAAATTATAATATCACCTGCTAAATCGTTAGACTTTGAAACAAAAGCAACAACAAGCTTATATTCAGAGCCTAGATTTTTAGATAAATCAGAAAAATTAAATAAAAAACTAAGAACATTATCAAAGAAAAAAATATCAGAATTAATGAAAATATCTGATGATTTGGCAATGTTAAATTATGAAAGAAACCAAGAATGGGAGCTTCCTTTTACATTAGAAAATGCTAAACAGGCTATTTATGCTTTTACAGGTGAAGTTTTTAGAGGGGTAGATGTTGTTACTTTACCTGAAATAAAAGTGCCTATTTTACAAGATAAACTAAGAATTTTGTCTGGATTATATGGTTTACTAAAACCTCTTGATTTAATTCAGCCGTATAGGTTAGAAATGGGAACTAGATTAAAAGTAGGAAGAGCAGATAATTTATATAAATTTTGGGATGACCAATTAGCAAATTCACTAAATGAAGAATTAGATAATAATGAGTTATTAATAAATTTGGCAAGTTCTGAATATTTTAAAGCAGTGCCTAAAAAAGTATTGAAAGTACCTATGATAACTCCAGTTTTTAAAGATTTTAAAAATGGTCAATATAAAACTATCATGACATATGCAAAAAAAGCTAGAGGACTAATGGTGCGCTATATAATAGAGAATGATGTTGAAACATTAGAAGAGTTGAAAGGGTTTAATGTAGATGGATATGGTTTTTCTGAAGAAATATCTACAAAAACAGATTTAGTTTTTACAAGGTAG
- a CDS encoding peptidylprolyl isomerase produces the protein MNNGIYAKFTTSKGNILVNLEYEKTPGTVGNFVALAEGNLENSAKPQGTPYYNGLKFHRVIPDFMIQGGCPQGTGTGNPGYKFDDEIHPELKHDAPGKLSMANAGPGTNGSQFFITHVATPWLDGKHTVFGSVIEGQDVVDAVAQEDEMNVEIIRVGDTAEAFNAVEAFRSFEGAREKREEQEKAKQKELLDSVAAGYDETNSGLRYKVLQQGDGKQATKGATVSVHYKGQLLDGTVFDSSYKRKQPIDFAIGVGQVIAGWDEGIQLLKVGDKARLVIPSNLAYGEAGAGGVIPPNATLIFDVELMNVK, from the coding sequence ATGAATAACGGAATTTATGCAAAGTTCACTACTTCTAAAGGGAATATTTTAGTGAATTTAGAATACGAAAAAACACCTGGTACAGTTGGTAATTTTGTTGCTTTAGCAGAAGGTAACCTAGAAAATTCAGCAAAACCTCAAGGAACTCCTTATTATAATGGATTAAAGTTTCACCGTGTTATTCCTGATTTTATGATTCAAGGTGGTTGCCCACAAGGAACAGGAACAGGAAATCCAGGTTATAAATTTGATGATGAAATTCATCCTGAATTAAAACATGATGCTCCTGGTAAATTATCTATGGCAAATGCTGGACCAGGAACAAATGGTTCTCAGTTTTTCATTACGCATGTAGCTACTCCTTGGTTAGATGGTAAACATACTGTTTTTGGAAGTGTTATTGAAGGACAAGATGTAGTTGATGCTGTAGCCCAAGAAGACGAAATGAATGTAGAAATAATTCGTGTAGGTGATACTGCAGAAGCTTTCAACGCAGTTGAAGCTTTTAGGTCTTTTGAAGGAGCTAGAGAAAAGCGTGAAGAACAAGAAAAAGCTAAACAAAAAGAATTATTAGACTCTGTGGCTGCTGGATATGATGAAACTAATAGTGGGCTACGTTACAAAGTTTTACAACAAGGCGATGGTAAACAAGCTACTAAAGGAGCAACAGTTTCTGTTCATTATAAAGGTCAATTGTTAGATGGAACTGTTTTTGATTCTTCATACAAACGTAAACAACCTATTGATTTTGCTATTGGCGTTGGTCAAGTAATTGCTGGATGGGATGAAGGAATTCAATTATTAAAAGTTGGAGATAAAGCTCGTTTAGTTATACCGTCAAACTTAGCTTATGGTGAAGCTGGTGCTGGTGGGGTCATACCTCCTAACGCGACATTAATTTTTGACGTTGAATTAATGAACGTAAAATAA
- a CDS encoding MBL fold metallo-hydrolase has protein sequence MSKKKQIKVTFLGTGTSTGVPMITSNHPVAFSKDFRDKRLRSSIMISWDNVNYVIDCGPDFRQQMIRENVQSINGILFTHEHSDHIAGFDDIRPFGFRMGKVPIYVTDRVLKALQKRYDYVFVTENKYPSAPTVEVIPVSHKKVFELNEVTVTPVEVLHGSLPILGYRFDNIAYITDIKTISIEEKIKLQNLDVLIVTGLRKEPHATHFNIEEALAFIKELKPKKAYLTHISELLGFHEEVEKELPNNVFLAYDGLNVSE, from the coding sequence ATGAGTAAAAAAAAACAAATAAAAGTAACTTTTTTAGGAACAGGCACTTCAACAGGTGTTCCAATGATTACAAGTAACCACCCTGTAGCGTTTTCAAAAGATTTTAGAGATAAAAGGTTGAGGTCATCAATAATGATTTCTTGGGATAATGTTAACTATGTTATTGATTGTGGACCAGATTTCCGACAACAAATGATTCGTGAAAATGTTCAATCAATAAATGGAATATTATTTACTCATGAACATTCTGATCATATTGCTGGATTTGATGATATAAGACCTTTTGGATTTCGAATGGGAAAAGTACCTATATATGTAACAGATAGAGTGCTTAAAGCATTGCAAAAAAGGTACGATTATGTTTTTGTTACTGAAAATAAATATCCAAGTGCACCAACGGTTGAGGTAATTCCTGTTTCTCATAAAAAAGTATTTGAATTAAATGAGGTTACGGTTACACCTGTAGAAGTTTTACATGGAAGTTTACCTATTTTAGGGTATCGTTTTGATAATATAGCTTATATCACAGATATTAAAACTATTTCTATTGAAGAAAAAATAAAACTACAAAACTTAGATGTTTTAATAGTAACTGGATTAAGAAAAGAACCACATGCAACACATTTCAATATAGAAGAGGCATTAGCTTTTATTAAAGAATTGAAACCTAAAAAAGCATATTTAACTCATATAAGCGAGCTGTTAGGGTTTCATGAAGAAGTAGAGAAAGAATTACCTAATAATGTGTTCTTAGCATATGATGGATTAAATGTTAGTGAATAG
- a CDS encoding RNA polymerase sigma factor, with amino-acid sequence MTDEITFINQLQDASTKEIAFKSLISEYKERLYWHIRKIVLIHADADDVLQNTFIKVFKNIDSFKGDSKLFSWMYRIATNEAITFINKKAKSKSVDINDYQQELTSNLNGDYWFNGDEIQIILQKAIATLPQQQQLVFNMKYFDNMKYNQISEILNLSIGGLKASYHHAVKKIEAYIKNSN; translated from the coding sequence TTGACAGACGAAATAACATTTATTAATCAACTGCAAGACGCTTCTACAAAAGAAATAGCGTTTAAAAGTCTAATATCCGAATACAAAGAACGGTTGTATTGGCATATCAGAAAGATTGTTTTAATACATGCTGATGCTGATGATGTTTTACAAAATACTTTTATCAAAGTATTTAAAAACATTGATTCATTCAAAGGAGATAGTAAACTATTTTCTTGGATGTACAGAATAGCTACTAATGAAGCTATTACCTTTATAAACAAAAAAGCAAAAAGTAAAAGTGTTGATATAAATGATTATCAACAAGAATTAACTTCTAACTTAAATGGTGATTATTGGTTTAATGGAGATGAAATTCAAATAATTCTTCAAAAAGCTATAGCTACTCTCCCTCAACAACAACAATTAGTTTTTAATATGAAGTATTTTGACAACATGAAATACAATCAAATTTCAGAAATCTTAAACTTAAGTATTGGAGGCCTTAAAGCATCATATCATCATGCCGTAAAAAAAATTGAGGCATATATTAAAAATAGTAATTAA
- a CDS encoding energy transducer TonB, with amino-acid sequence MKANLLTSIFLLLSLNGFSQEVCKSSEETITDLNSISISKCEIENTKEKKVKPTQRKITRTSISSRKRITSRFKTTPKRIKSNLSLNNNLKQALINTSSTTKNKLNTKSVLFKLVDEVPLFPSCSNGDKIENIKCFKNNMQKHFIKNFDPESIVEDNISGKVIIRFKIAIDGSIKEPQIISSKKSNKLKEEVIKTLSKLPSLQPGKVNGLPVNVDYVFPINLTSE; translated from the coding sequence ATGAAAGCAAATTTATTAACATCAATCTTTTTATTATTATCATTAAATGGTTTTAGTCAAGAAGTATGTAAATCATCTGAAGAAACCATAACCGATTTAAATAGTATATCTATCAGTAAATGTGAAATAGAAAACACTAAAGAAAAAAAAGTAAAACCAACACAACGAAAAATAACTAGAACCTCAATTTCATCAAGAAAAAGAATTACTAGTAGGTTTAAAACAACTCCTAAACGTATTAAATCAAATTTAAGCTTAAATAATAATTTAAAACAAGCTTTAATTAATACCTCGAGTACCACTAAAAATAAACTAAACACCAAAAGTGTGCTATTCAAACTTGTTGATGAAGTACCTTTATTTCCATCATGTTCAAACGGAGATAAAATAGAAAATATTAAATGTTTTAAAAATAATATGCAAAAACATTTTATTAAAAACTTTGATCCTGAATCAATAGTCGAAGATAATATTTCTGGAAAAGTGATTATACGTTTTAAAATTGCTATTGATGGAAGTATAAAAGAGCCACAAATAATAAGTTCAAAGAAGAGCAACAAATTAAAAGAAGAAGTCATTAAAACATTATCAAAACTCCCTAGTTTACAACCTGGTAAAGTTAATGGGCTACCTGTTAATGTTGATTATGTTTTTCCTATTAACTTAACAAGCGAGTAA
- a CDS encoding nicotinate-nucleotide adenylyltransferase: MAITLKGDQKINTVQTTKTKALKINLNAHIYGTFAEIGAGQETVRNFFRAGGASGTIAKAMSAYDKDFSDAIYGIEKDNRYVTEARLKKMLRHEMDLIEERLDRQKHPDKLFFSYANTVATINFSKKFKGHGWVGIRFQLDPLEDYNEIVLHLRFKETDARLQQETLGVLGVNLVYGAFYLNDNPKELLKSFYDNIDKDRLEIDMINFSGPRFMYVDNRLMSLQLVKNGMTNAVMFDSDGNNLLPAQVLYKRNILALRGSFRPVTKVNMDMFQKSKELFLAEKKVDPEKTQIIFEITLSNLKAEGKINERDFLDRAELLCSLGQNVMITDYQEYFKLVEYFSEFTKERMALAMGVNNLIQIFDEKYYRSLSGGILEAFGKLFYRDLKVYMYPYKEEESGEYITSENLKVHPRVKELYKFFKSNGKLVDIKGFNPEILSIFSRKVLKMIKEDEEGWQEMLPKGVSETIKEKRLFGFFKKRK, encoded by the coding sequence ATGGCAATTACGTTAAAGGGAGATCAAAAAATAAACACGGTTCAAACTACCAAAACTAAAGCTTTAAAAATCAATTTAAATGCTCATATTTATGGTACTTTTGCCGAAATTGGAGCAGGACAAGAAACTGTTCGTAATTTTTTCAGAGCTGGTGGTGCTTCTGGTACAATTGCAAAAGCAATGAGTGCTTATGATAAAGATTTCTCTGATGCTATTTATGGTATTGAAAAAGATAATCGATATGTTACGGAAGCTAGATTAAAAAAAATGCTTAGGCATGAGATGGATTTAATTGAAGAACGTTTAGATCGTCAAAAACATCCAGATAAACTTTTTTTTAGTTATGCAAATACCGTAGCTACTATAAACTTTTCTAAAAAATTTAAAGGACATGGCTGGGTTGGTATCCGTTTTCAACTTGATCCTTTAGAAGACTATAACGAAATCGTTTTGCATTTACGTTTTAAAGAAACTGATGCAAGATTACAACAAGAAACTCTAGGTGTTTTAGGTGTAAACTTAGTTTATGGAGCTTTTTACTTAAATGACAACCCTAAAGAACTACTTAAATCTTTTTATGACAATATAGATAAAGATCGTTTAGAAATTGATATGATCAACTTTTCTGGACCAAGGTTTATGTATGTTGATAATCGATTAATGAGTTTACAATTAGTTAAAAACGGTATGACTAACGCCGTAATGTTTGACTCTGATGGTAACAATTTATTGCCTGCTCAAGTATTATACAAACGTAACATACTTGCTCTACGTGGTAGCTTTAGACCTGTAACTAAAGTAAATATGGATATGTTTCAAAAGTCTAAAGAATTATTTTTAGCCGAAAAGAAAGTAGATCCTGAGAAAACTCAAATAATTTTTGAAATTACCTTAAGTAACCTTAAAGCTGAAGGTAAAATTAATGAACGTGACTTTTTAGACAGAGCTGAATTATTATGTTCACTTGGTCAAAACGTAATGATTACCGATTATCAAGAATATTTCAAGTTGGTTGAATATTTTAGTGAATTTACCAAAGAACGTATGGCTTTAGCTATGGGAGTAAACAATCTTATTCAAATTTTTGACGAGAAGTACTACCGAAGTTTAAGTGGTGGAATTCTTGAAGCATTTGGTAAACTTTTTTATAGAGATTTAAAAGTTTATATGTATCCTTATAAAGAAGAAGAATCAGGTGAATATATAACAAGTGAAAACTTAAAAGTTCACCCACGTGTAAAAGAACTTTATAAGTTCTTCAAATCAAATGGTAAACTAGTAGACATTAAAGGGTTTAACCCTGAAATTCTAAGTATCTTTTCTCGTAAAGTTTTAAAAATGATAAAAGAAGACGAAGAAGGTTGGCAAGAAATGCTTCCGAAAGGAGTTTCTGAAACCATTAAAGAAAAACGCCTGTTTGGTTTCTTCAAAAAAAGAAAATAA
- a CDS encoding 6-carboxytetrahydropterin synthase gives MPKVTVHRKAHFNAAHRLYNKEWSDEKNVEIFGKCNNPNYHGHNYELIVSLSGEIDKETGYVYDLGKLKELIKTEIEDVFDHKNLNLDVKEFMNINPSAENIAVVIYNKLRLKIENEFDLKITLYETPRNYVTYSGE, from the coding sequence ATGCCAAAAGTTACTGTACATAGAAAAGCTCATTTTAATGCTGCCCATAGATTATATAACAAAGAATGGTCAGATGAAAAGAATGTTGAAATTTTCGGAAAATGTAACAACCCTAATTATCATGGACATAATTATGAGTTAATCGTATCTTTATCTGGTGAGATTGATAAAGAAACTGGGTATGTTTATGACTTAGGAAAATTAAAAGAATTAATTAAAACAGAAATAGAGGATGTTTTTGATCATAAAAACTTAAATTTAGATGTTAAAGAATTTATGAATATAAACCCTTCAGCTGAAAATATAGCTGTTGTAATTTATAATAAGTTGCGATTGAAAATAGAAAATGAATTTGATTTAAAAATTACATTATACGAAACCCCTAGAAATTACGTAACCTATAGCGGTGAATAA
- a CDS encoding energy transducer TonB, which yields MMRFPLLIIAILFSFIATAQEQCATPDESIADPNSITKCAVEEVKGADGSAKKQVSIEVSTRRRVVRKNKSAVSAIGGSNNSHQLANVKKKTLLVGKLELEDSGEALKKIPFNIVEEIPLFSKCESQPLIKQAKCFEEQMNKHILKNFKYPEEALKNEIQGRVLVQFTINENGAVQDIRMRGPKGGELLEKEAKRLVTELPKFIPGKHNGKVVKVKYGIPITFKVPGSKGKAKTKRAVVARKVIKKAPVKKAAPVVKEARLTNIIKFNKVQSIPQFKACANASDFERLNCFNERMISHIQRNFNYPEVAARKNIEGRVWVTFVISKEGKVRNVQMRGPKDGHLLELEAKRMVTKLPTFIPGKQNGELANVQYTIPINFKLND from the coding sequence ATGATGAGATTCCCCTTGTTAATTATAGCTATATTATTTTCTTTTATAGCTACAGCTCAAGAGCAATGTGCTACTCCAGACGAAAGTATAGCTGACCCAAATAGTATTACTAAGTGTGCAGTAGAAGAAGTAAAAGGTGCTGATGGTTCAGCAAAAAAACAAGTATCAATTGAAGTTTCTACAAGAAGACGTGTTGTTCGTAAAAACAAATCAGCCGTTTCTGCTATTGGAGGTTCAAATAATTCTCATCAATTAGCTAACGTTAAGAAAAAAACGTTGTTAGTTGGTAAGTTAGAACTTGAAGACTCAGGAGAAGCTCTTAAAAAGATTCCATTTAACATAGTTGAAGAGATTCCATTATTTTCAAAATGTGAAAGCCAGCCTTTAATCAAGCAAGCAAAATGTTTTGAAGAGCAAATGAATAAGCATATCTTAAAAAACTTTAAATATCCTGAAGAAGCTTTAAAGAATGAAATTCAAGGAAGAGTATTAGTTCAATTTACTATCAATGAAAATGGAGCTGTACAAGATATAAGAATGCGTGGTCCTAAAGGTGGAGAATTATTGGAAAAGGAAGCTAAGAGGTTAGTAACTGAATTACCTAAATTCATCCCTGGGAAACACAATGGAAAAGTAGTAAAAGTAAAGTATGGTATTCCAATTACTTTTAAAGTTCCAGGTTCTAAAGGAAAAGCTAAAACTAAAAGAGCAGTAGTAGCTAGAAAAGTTATTAAGAAAGCACCTGTTAAGAAAGCAGCACCAGTTGTTAAGGAAGCTCGTCTTACTAATATCATCAAATTTAATAAAGTTCAATCTATTCCTCAATTTAAAGCATGTGCTAATGCTTCTGATTTTGAAAGGTTAAATTGTTTTAATGAAAGAATGATTAGTCATATTCAAAGAAACTTTAACTATCCAGAAGTTGCTGCAAGAAAAAATATTGAAGGAAGAGTATGGGTTACTTTTGTAATTAGTAAAGAAGGTAAAGTTAGAAATGTTCAAATGAGAGGGCCTAAAGATGGACACCTTTTAGAATTAGAAGCTAAAAGAATGGTAACTAAATTACCTACATTTATTCCTGGAAAACAAAATGGAGAGTTAGCTAATGTTCAATATACTATACCTATCAACTTTAAATTAAACG
- a CDS encoding type I phosphomannose isomerase catalytic subunit, which yields MIDQLLRFKPILKQKIWGGEKLKTVLNKITEEDSVGESWEISDVRGDESVVSNGEFIGKTLKELLKNYKSSLVGESVYKDFKDDFPLLIKYIDAKEVLSVQLHPNDNMAKQRHDSFGKTEMWYVMQADEKSNIIVGFQKDSNEEEYLHHLKNKSLLEILNIDEVSKGDVYFIPPGRVHAIGGGVLIAEIQQTSDITYRIFDWDRKDKDGSYRELHTDKALEVINYKSQVSYKTDYVKKQNETTKVVSCVYFTTNVLPVKGKLSINHYEKDSFVIYMCVAGNVTFTYKNQIEKLTMGQTIMIPACLKDFVISSPEESELLEVFMPKH from the coding sequence ATGATAGACCAATTACTTAGATTTAAACCTATATTAAAACAAAAAATATGGGGAGGAGAGAAATTAAAAACTGTTTTAAATAAGATAACGGAAGAAGATTCTGTTGGAGAAAGTTGGGAAATTTCAGATGTAAGAGGAGATGAATCGGTAGTAAGTAATGGTGAGTTTATAGGTAAAACTTTAAAAGAACTTTTAAAAAACTATAAAAGTAGTTTAGTTGGAGAAAGTGTTTATAAAGATTTTAAAGATGATTTTCCTTTATTGATTAAATATATTGATGCCAAAGAAGTATTGAGTGTACAATTGCATCCAAATGATAATATGGCTAAACAAAGGCATGATTCTTTTGGTAAAACAGAAATGTGGTATGTAATGCAAGCGGATGAGAAATCTAATATTATTGTTGGTTTTCAAAAAGATTCAAACGAAGAGGAATATCTTCATCATTTAAAAAATAAATCATTACTAGAAATTTTAAATATAGATGAAGTTTCTAAAGGAGATGTATATTTTATTCCACCAGGTAGAGTCCATGCGATTGGTGGTGGAGTTTTAATTGCAGAGATACAACAAACATCAGATATAACGTATAGAATTTTTGATTGGGATAGAAAAGATAAAGATGGTAGTTATAGAGAGTTGCATACAGATAAAGCTTTAGAAGTTATAAATTACAAATCACAAGTTTCTTATAAAACTGATTATGTGAAAAAACAAAATGAAACAACTAAAGTTGTTTCATGTGTTTATTTTACCACTAATGTATTACCTGTAAAAGGTAAATTATCTATAAATCACTACGAAAAAGATAGCTTTGTTATTTACATGTGTGTAGCTGGTAATGTAACCTTTACTTATAAAAATCAAATTGAAAAACTAACAATGGGACAAACAATTATGATTCCTGCTTGTTTAAAAGATTTTGTTATTAGTTCACCAGAAGAATCAGAATTATTAGAGGTTTTTATGCCAAAACATTAA
- the idi gene encoding isopentenyl-diphosphate Delta-isomerase: MKEQVILVDEQDNPIGLMEKIEAHEKALLHRAFSVFVFNNKGELMLQQRAKEKYHSPLLWTNTCCSHQRDGETNIEAGKRRLQEEMGFVCDLEEVFSFIYKAPFDNGLTEHELDHVLVGKFNDVPLINKAEVEAYKWMPLQEVKNDIDKKPEIYTEWFKIIFKESYEKIYKFI; encoded by the coding sequence ATGAAAGAACAGGTAATTTTAGTTGATGAACAAGACAATCCTATTGGATTAATGGAAAAAATTGAAGCTCATGAAAAAGCATTATTACATCGTGCTTTCTCTGTTTTTGTTTTTAATAACAAAGGTGAGTTAATGTTACAACAAAGAGCTAAAGAAAAATATCATTCACCTTTACTCTGGACAAATACATGTTGTTCTCATCAACGAGATGGAGAAACTAATATTGAAGCAGGTAAGCGTCGTTTACAAGAAGAAATGGGGTTTGTTTGTGATTTAGAAGAGGTTTTTAGTTTTATATATAAAGCCCCTTTTGATAATGGTTTAACTGAGCATGAATTAGATCATGTACTTGTTGGTAAGTTTAATGATGTTCCATTAATCAATAAAGCAGAGGTGGAAGCTTATAAATGGATGCCATTGCAAGAGGTGAAAAATGATATTGATAAGAAACCAGAAATTTATACTGAATGGTTTAAGATAATTTTTAAAGAATCTTACGAAAAAATTTATAAATTTATATAA